Within the Solwaraspora sp. WMMA2056 genome, the region AAGCGGGGGACTGGCTCAACCACTTCGACGACGACATCCACGACGCCTTCGTAGCGGCCACCGGCGACCTCGTCGCACGCTGTGGCTACCCGAGCCGGGAGGAGTCGCTCCGCGCGCTCGACGCGTCGCAGTGACAGCCGCAGGTTGACAGCCGCTGCTGGCCGTCGCCGGGTCGACGGCGGTCAGTCGGCGGCCGGCACCAGTACGGTCGTGCCGGACCAGCTGATGGGCGCGTTGCGGATGTGGTGCCACGGTTCGCCGTTGCTGTCGAGGCCGGTCAGCTCGGCGAGGTAGTGGCCGAAGCCGTACCCGCCGGCCCGCAGGGTGGCGACCGCCCACGGGTGGAGCTGGTCGGCGACGCGGTCGGGGTGGCGCTCGTCGTACGGCACCTCGATGACGCCGAGCAGGTCGTAACGTTCGTCGGCGCCACCGGGGTCGACCACCCGGCACAGCGAGAATCCGTACCGTTCGCGCTGCTCACCGTCCACCCACGCCAGTTGTCCGGCCACTGTGTCCTCCATGATCATTGTTCGGATGCTGCGGTGAACGAAGCATCGCGCTAAAACTTGCTTATATCAACCCCTTGTGTTGTTCATGATCGCCTGGTGTGATGTCGTGGTCACCATCCAATCGCGAGGGAGGCCACCGATGGCACGTGCACCGAGGACCCGCAAGGCACCCGCCAACCCCGCCATGTCGCCCACCGTGCAGGCCATGGAGCTCGGCATCCGGCTACGCGAGCGCCGCGAGGAGCTGGGCATGACCGCCGTCGGCGTCGGCCGCAGCAGCGGCATCACCCAGGCGTACGTCTCCGGAGTGGAGATCGGCAAGGTCAAACTCCCGGCTGACCGGCTCGCCCAGCTCGTCAAGATCTACGAGATCGACGACCAGGAGGCGACCGAGCTGGAAGCGCTGCGGGTCGGCGCGATGGCCCGCGCCTGGTGGCACACGTACAAGCAGCTCTTCCCGGCCGAGTTCCTGCGCTTCCTCGGCTACGAGGCCGGTGCCGACCACGTCCGCACCTACCAGAACGAGATCGTCCACGGCCTGTTGCAGACCGAGGCGTACGCCCGCGCGATCCTGCGCGGTGGCAACACCTACGTCCGGCTCACCGAGACCGAGCAGCGTGTCGAGGTGCGGATGGCCCGGCAACGCCGGCTCACTGAGGACCCACCGCTGCGCGTCACCGCGATCTTCGGCGAGAGCACCATCCGCCAGCAGGTCGGCGGCCCCGAAGTGATGCGTGCCCAGCTCGACCACCTGGCCGACCTGATGACCCGGCACCCGGAGCAGATCCGGGTGCACATCGTCCCGTTCTCGGCCGGTGCCTACCCGGCGCTCGGCGGGCCGTTCCAGATCCTGTCGTTCCCGTCGGCCCGGGTGCCGGACCTGGTCTGGCAGGAGGTGCTGACCTCCAGCGACATCATCGACCAGTCGAGCCGGGTCGCCGACTACACAATCACCTTCGGTGAGACGCTGGAACGGGCGCTAAACTCCGAGGAGTCCCTCGCCCTGATCCGCCAGGTCGCCCAGGAGATGGAATGACCGAGCACGCCCCGGCAGACGGCTGGTTCAAGTCCTCCCGCAGCTCCGACAACGCCGCCTGCGTCGAGGTCCGCCTCGGTGCCGACACCATCGGCGTACGCGACTCCAAGGACGTCAGCGGCCCGGCGCTCGCCTTCGACCCGGCCGCCTGGACCGGCTTCCTCACCACCCTCAAGACCGCCGCGCCGGGCTCGTAGCGTCTGCGGCTATCGCCAGAACATCAACCGCCGCCTGCGCCACGGAGTCGCGGTGTAGGCGGCCAGCCCGGCACCCAACAGCGCGGCGCTGAGCACGAGGCTGGGCACATCGTCGTACGGCCGGGCGCTGAACTCCCACCACCGGTACTGATCGTTGCCGCCGAACCCCCAGTACCACAGGACGACGGCGACGACCGAGGGCAGCGTCCAGGCCAGCCGCCAGCCGAGGACCGCTCCGGCGAGCAGCGCCAGGCCGAACCAGGCGATCCACCCCCGCGCCATGACCGCAACGACGGCCGGCGGCGTGGTCAGTGCGGAGATGCCCAGGAAAATCACTGCGGATCCGGTGCCCAACCCGGCGAGGTAGAACCGCTGCATGGACCGTAGCCGTCGGGTGGCTGCCAGCTCCAGGCCCGCGAGGGGACTAGCCAGCCCGATGACCGGCAGGACAGCGGCACCCATGACGAGCAGCCGCCACATTGGGACGAACGCCGTGTCGTGTTCGGCCGCCTGAGGTAGCGGTGCCTCGACCATGCCGAACCAGGTCACGAGCGCACCCAGCAGGACCATGCCGGCGAGGACGGTACGTGCCGGCCGAACCGAAAGAAACAGCCTGACCGGTACGGCGACTGTGGGTACCTCAACGTCCCGGCTGGCAGTAGTGCCCATGAATGTACTTCACCTCTTCGTCCGCCCATCGAAACTGATCGGACAGGGAGTCGCCGTTGGCGATCTCGCGTCCATCCGACCAGGCTTCCTGCCTGTCCGCAGGTGCGTTGGTCTGGTAGTCCGGGCTGCTCTCCCCGGCCAGATACGCCTCCAGCCAGGCTCCAAGCGCCTCGAATTGCCTCCGGTCGGGCGGGCTCAGATCGTTCCAGTCGCAGGAATCAAACTTGAAAGTCGAGGAAACTATCGCCGTACCGATGTCGCCTGAGAAGGACCACGAACTTCCCTCGAAAATGTAGAAAATCGGCGGTGCTCCATTGTAGCTGAGGTGCCACTGCCCGTCGGGCAAGCGAATCCAGGCTTTCTGTATACCGGCCTGATTGATGCGTGGCGGGCGGACGAAGCTTTCCGGCAGCAGATCGATCCGCGCGCTTACCTCCCGCAGCTGGGGAAGGTACTTCTCGTGCTCCGGCCAGATGCACAAGGTGGTCGTGCCTTCGACGCACGCCACGTCTTCTCCTGGTTGCTTCCGGTCGGTCACCGCATCTGTGGCGACCAGGGCCACGACGAGCGGTAACACCGCAGGGACCAGCAGCAGGGTCCTCCGCCGTCGCAGCGCATGGGAAGCCGGTAGGCAGAGCAGCATCAGCAGCAGGACGATGACCGACGCCAGCCGTAGGGTGAGTGCTCCCGGGTCGACCGTCATCTCCGGCCGGCCGGAGATGACGACGAATCCGAACCGGTCGAGAAACGCGGTCAGAAACAGGAATCCCAGTGCCGCCGTCAGCGCGGCGAACATCGAGCCGAGCAACTTCCCGCACGCCCAGCCCAGTGCGGTCGAGGCCAGAATCACGAAGATTCCCAGGAGGGCGTAGCCCAACCAAAGATGCACGCCGGGTGGAAACGTCCGAGCCGTGATCATGAAGGCGACGGCCTGACCGACCAGGTACGGAACCAACAGGACGACGACAGTAGCGCCCAGCCGGTTCGCCTCCAGCCGGGCCGGATGAAAGCGCGAGGCCGTCAGCTGCTCCACGATCCGGTGTCGCTTCGGCGCGCTCGCTGCCCACGCCGCCGCACCGGCACCGACCACACCGAGCAGGTACGCGGGAGCCAGCGCTGCCGCGCCGGTCTCCGGCCAGACGCCGATCCAGTGGCGGTTGCGGAGGAACAGCACCGCCAGTTCGATGGCGACGAACACTGGCAACGCCCACCGGACCGGAGAGTTCCGGACGTGCAACCACAGCCCGCTCACAGGCTTCGCTCTCCTTCGGGCAGTAGATGCATGTAGGCCCGCTCCAGCGGGGAGTGCCCCGGGAGCCCGTCGTGGCCCAGCGCCGACAACTCGGCCACCGAACCGTCGAACTGTGCCGATCCACCGTGCATCACGATCACCCGGTCGCAGACCGCCGCGACATCGTCGATGAGGTGGGTGCTGAGCACCACCACCGTGTCCCGTAACTCTGCGATGATCTTGCGGAACTGGAGTCGTTGGCGTGGGTCCAGGCCGACGGTGGGCTCGTCGAGCAGCACCACCCGCGGACGTCCGACGATCGCCCAGGCGATGCCGGCGCGCTGGCGCATGCCGCCGGAGAGACTGCGCATCCTCGAGCGGCGTCGGTCAGCCAGGTCGACCATCTTCAACGTCTCGTCGACCGCTTGCCGCCACTGGCCCGCCGGCACCCCACGCATCCAGGCCGCGTAGGTCACAAAGTCGACGACCTTCATCAGCGGGTCGAACCCGAAGTCCTGCGGTAGATAGCCGATGCGGTCCCTGATCTTGCGGGCCGACCGCTCGTCGTCGATCTCGACGTCGTCGATGTGGATTCGGCCGTTGCGTGGTGGCATGACGGTTGCCAGCGTCCGCAGCAAGGTTGTCTTCCCCGCGCCGTTGGGGCCCAACAGCGCGGTGATCCCGGGCTGCAGTGTGACGCTGAGGTTGTCGATGATGGTCGACTTCCCATAGTAGGGCAGCCGTACTTCGTGACTTGATCATGTGAGTCTGGATCGGTAGTGGTACCAGCGGGCGCGGGCTTGATGGCGGCGGCGCCACCAGGACCAGCGGAGATGGTGTTCGAGGCTGTGCCAGGCTCTGGTCGCGAGGTTGTACAGCCGTTTGATCTCGACCACGGTCAGCCGGGCGAGTCCGAGGTCGGCCGGTGGTGGTTCGCTGGGGTGGGTGGGTCGGGGTGGTGGCGTGGTCCCGGCCGCGGCGTCGGCGGCGGTGACCGCGCAGACGGCGAGCGCGGCCATGACCAGCACTATGTGCCGCATGATCGGGGTGTGGAGGCGGTTCTGGAACTGGTCGAACCCGAAGTGGTCCTTGCCGAAGCCGTGGTCCTCCTCGATCGTCCACCGCCGGCCGGTCACCCTCACCAACGCGGTCAGGGTCGCCGGAAGGCGCTCCGGTATCCAGCAGTAGAAGTAGGCCAGGTCGTCGGGGTCAGCCAGGCTCCGGCGTACGAGCAGGTAGTGGCGGGGGCTGGCGGTGGCGATCCACGCCCACGCGTACCAGCGGTCGCCTTTGGAACCCGCCCCGCAGGACATGGTCTGCCAGGCGGTGTCGGTGGTCAGGGTGGTGGCAGCGGTGTCGGCGCGGATCTTCGTCTTCCAGCCGGGCAGGGTGATCCGGAACGAGCACGGCACGCCGAGGCTGTAGCCGATTCCCCGGGTCTCGCAGGTGTCGCGTAGTCGCCGGTCCCGGCCGTAGACGGCGTCGGCGGTGCACCACCGCACGGGTACGCCGGCGTCGAGTGTCTCGGTGAGCAGGTCGGTGGCGAGTCGGGGTTTGGTCGCGAACTCGGTGTCGGCGGGGACGCCGGTGGCGGCGCGGCGGGCGTCGTCGTCGAGGTGGGCGGCGGGGATCCACAGGCGGGAGCCGACCAGGGCGTGGCCGGCGCGGGTGGCGTAGGTGGCGTTGACCAGGTTGACGGCGTTGGTGACCTTTCCCGCGCAGCCCACGTACTGGCGGGTCACGCCGCACGTGCCGGTGCCGGTCTTCTCCACGCCGCTCTCGTCGAAGATCAGCGTGTTGTCGCCGTCCGGGTCGGCCAGGCGTGCCACGGCGAAGTCACGGACCACGCCCATCGCCTTGTCGGTGTCCCAGACCGCGCGTTCGAGGAGTCGTTGCATCCGGTCGGGGGTGGTGTCCCCGGCGTGTTCGGCGAGGGTCCAGCAGTTCTTGCGTGGCAGGTCGGCGATCAGGCCACGGACGTACTTGCCGGCCTGCCGTAGTGGTTCGACCCGGGCGAAACACGCGCCGAGGTCTCCCATCAGCGTGGCGAGGTTCTCCTCGACCCGACCGGCCTCTACCATGGCCGCTGCGGCCACCTCGTGATCCTTCGTTGTCCACACAACACCGGACGATCATGCGGTGGCCGTCTCCGTCGCCGCACACCCTGTCCGTCCACACCCCACCGCACCGGTCAGGTCACGAAGTACGGCTGCCCTAATAGCCCTGGGTCAGCGCATCGAGCACGATCGTCACCTGGCGACTCGCAATCACAGGTCCGAGGATTGGCAGAGCAAATACTGGCTCCCTGGATTCGCGCCGAACCAGGCCGGGCTGTCGGACCGGCCACAGTAGGCACGTTGACCCTGGCAGGATAGACCCGTCGGGAGACAATCGTCTCGGTCAGGAGGCGACATGGCTGAATGTGACTTCGCGCGAGCTCGGTTCATGACTTCGGACAGCACAGGCGATGCCGGCGGATCGGCCTTCGTGGTCCCGGCGGAGCTGGCCGCATCCCACGGCACCTACTTCGGCGACGCCGGGCGGGCCTGGATCGCGGCGTTGCCGCACCTGGCGGCAGCCACCATGGACGGGTGGGGGCTGCGCCCTGACGGGCCGGCGAGCTGCGGTGCGATCGCCCTCGTGCTGCCCGTCGTACAGGCCGACGGGTCCCCGGCCATGCTGAAGCTGCAGCCGATCGACGAGGAGACCGTCGGCGAGCCGGTGGCGCTGCGGACGTGGGACGGCGACGGCGCTGTCCGACTCCTACGGCACGACGCACGCTCCGGCACGATGCTGCTGGAACGCCTCGATGCCGGCCGTACCCTCGCCGCCGTACCCGATGATCTGACCGCGCTGCGGATCCTCAGCCAGCTGCTCGCCCGGCTGACCTCGGTGGCCGCACCGCCCGACGTACGGCGCCTCGCCGATGTCGCCGCCGGGATGCTCGACCGGGTGCCGCAGGCGCTGGTACGGCTACCCGCAGCCGACTATCCGCTGATCCGGCGGTGCGCGGCGGCCGTCGAGGAGTTGCTGCCGGAGGCCGGGGACCGGCTGCTGCACTGGGATCTGCACTACGACAACGTCCTCGCGTCCCGGACCGACTCGTCCGGGTTCGGCTCGGCCGCGTCCGACAGTCGGGAGCCGTGGCTGGCGATCGACCCGAAACCACTCGC harbors:
- a CDS encoding helix-turn-helix transcriptional regulator, encoding MARAPRTRKAPANPAMSPTVQAMELGIRLRERREELGMTAVGVGRSSGITQAYVSGVEIGKVKLPADRLAQLVKIYEIDDQEATELEALRVGAMARAWWHTYKQLFPAEFLRFLGYEAGADHVRTYQNEIVHGLLQTEAYARAILRGGNTYVRLTETEQRVEVRMARQRRLTEDPPLRVTAIFGESTIRQQVGGPEVMRAQLDHLADLMTRHPEQIRVHIVPFSAGAYPALGGPFQILSFPSARVPDLVWQEVLTSSDIIDQSSRVADYTITFGETLERALNSEESLALIRQVAQEME
- a CDS encoding DUF397 domain-containing protein; its protein translation is MTEHAPADGWFKSSRSSDNAACVEVRLGADTIGVRDSKDVSGPALAFDPAAWTGFLTTLKTAAPGS
- a CDS encoding ATP-binding cassette domain-containing protein, which encodes MPYYGKSTIIDNLSVTLQPGITALLGPNGAGKTTLLRTLATVMPPRNGRIHIDDVEIDDERSARKIRDRIGYLPQDFGFDPLMKVVDFVTYAAWMRGVPAGQWRQAVDETLKMVDLADRRRSRMRSLSGGMRQRAGIAWAIVGRPRVVLLDEPTVGLDPRQRLQFRKIIAELRDTVVVLSTHLIDDVAAVCDRVIVMHGGSAQFDGSVAELSALGHDGLPGHSPLERAYMHLLPEGERSL
- a CDS encoding IS701 family transposase encodes the protein MAAAAMVEAGRVEENLATLMGDLGACFARVEPLRQAGKYVRGLIADLPRKNCWTLAEHAGDTTPDRMQRLLERAVWDTDKAMGVVRDFAVARLADPDGDNTLIFDESGVEKTGTGTCGVTRQYVGCAGKVTNAVNLVNATYATRAGHALVGSRLWIPAAHLDDDARRAATGVPADTEFATKPRLATDLLTETLDAGVPVRWCTADAVYGRDRRLRDTCETRGIGYSLGVPCSFRITLPGWKTKIRADTAATTLTTDTAWQTMSCGAGSKGDRWYAWAWIATASPRHYLLVRRSLADPDDLAYFYCWIPERLPATLTALVRVTGRRWTIEEDHGFGKDHFGFDQFQNRLHTPIMRHIVLVMAALAVCAVTAADAAAGTTPPPRPTHPSEPPPADLGLARLTVVEIKRLYNLATRAWHSLEHHLRWSWWRRRHQARARWYHYRSRLT
- a CDS encoding aminoglycoside phosphotransferase family protein codes for the protein MVPAELAASHGTYFGDAGRAWIAALPHLAAATMDGWGLRPDGPASCGAIALVLPVVQADGSPAMLKLQPIDEETVGEPVALRTWDGDGAVRLLRHDARSGTMLLERLDAGRTLAAVPDDLTALRILSQLLARLTSVAAPPDVRRLADVAAGMLDRVPQALVRLPAADYPLIRRCAAAVEELLPEAGDRLLHWDLHYDNVLASRTDSSGFGSAASDSREPWLAIDPKPLAGDPCFELLPALHNRWDEVAATGDVPRAVRLRFDLMTEVLGVDRERAIGWTLGRVLQNLLWESEAGGPVWHSAPDRAITHALLRDG